The proteins below are encoded in one region of Flavobacterium sp. IMCC34852:
- a CDS encoding ABC transporter permease — protein sequence MKRFIGFVKKEFYHIFRDKRSLFILFGMPIAQILLFGFAITNEINNVDIAILDQSNDIETQKIIYKIKASPYFNVENQIEKESDIESEFKKGKIKAVLIFEPNFSKNLETKKVAVVQAITDATEPNVANTIANYTSAIIQNYQSQKKQSNSNPVKVEVQSRMFYNPELKSVFNFVPGVMTVILMLVSAMMTSISITREKELGTMEILLVSPLKPFQVIIGKVFPYIFLSIINAIVILTLGYFVFKMPINGSIFLLAFESILFIISALSLGILISTVSNSQQTAMMLSLMGLMLPVIILSGFIFPINSMPLPMQIISNIIPAKWFIIIVKAIMLKGVGIQYIWKETLILIGMTVFFITLSIKKYKIRLE from the coding sequence ATGAAAAGATTTATCGGATTTGTAAAAAAAGAATTCTACCATATTTTCAGAGATAAACGTTCTTTGTTTATTCTGTTTGGTATGCCGATTGCCCAAATTTTATTGTTTGGTTTTGCCATAACAAATGAAATTAACAATGTTGACATTGCCATTTTAGACCAATCAAATGATATAGAAACACAAAAAATTATCTATAAAATAAAAGCATCACCCTATTTTAATGTTGAAAACCAAATTGAAAAAGAAAGCGACATAGAATCAGAATTTAAAAAAGGAAAAATCAAGGCAGTTCTTATTTTCGAACCAAATTTTAGTAAAAATCTAGAAACCAAAAAAGTAGCAGTAGTTCAAGCAATTACCGATGCGACCGAACCTAATGTTGCCAACACAATTGCAAATTATACCTCAGCAATTATACAAAATTATCAATCGCAAAAAAAACAATCCAATAGTAATCCGGTAAAGGTTGAAGTACAATCGAGAATGTTTTATAATCCAGAACTCAAAAGTGTTTTTAATTTTGTTCCAGGTGTAATGACCGTTATTCTAATGCTTGTTTCAGCTATGATGACCTCTATTTCTATCACACGAGAAAAAGAATTAGGCACTATGGAAATTCTTTTAGTTTCTCCATTAAAACCATTTCAAGTAATTATTGGAAAAGTATTTCCTTATATTTTTCTTTCCATTATCAATGCAATCGTAATATTAACATTAGGCTATTTTGTGTTCAAAATGCCTATAAATGGAAGCATCTTTTTGTTAGCTTTTGAAAGTATATTATTTATCATTTCTGCTCTTTCATTGGGGATATTAATTTCTACCGTTTCTAATTCTCAACAAACCGCAATGATGTTATCATTAATGGGTTTGATGCTACCAGTAATTATTCTATCAGGATTTATATTTCCTATAAATAGTATGCCTTTACCCATGCAAATAATCAGTAACATCATACCTGCAAAATGGTTCATTATTATTGTAAAAGCCATTATGCTCAAGGGAGTCGGAATTCAATATATATGGAAAGAAACCCTTATATTAATTGGAATGACCGTGTTTTTTATAACATTAAGTATCAAAAAATATAAAATTAGATTAGAATAA
- a CDS encoding ABC transporter permease: MKTILFIIQKEFKQIFRDKSMLQLIFILPILQLLILSNAATFDVKNIVITFVDNDQSRESRDLINSFKSSTYFKVTEPYFSEKEAIQEMQKGKTDIIVNIPIHFDRDLQKDQKTTISVSINAIDAATAGVENVYVTQIINTYNQNIQMQSNYFSGNKEIPQNIMVIPSFWYNKTLNYKTFMVPGILVLLVTMLTLFLSSMNIVREKELGTLEQINVTPIKKYQFIIGKLFPFWVLGLVILTVGLLIAKVVFNVPMLGNIFLVYGFTSMYLLLILGFGLYISNHTETQQQAMFIAWFFMVIFILMSGLFTPIESMPKWAQSLTLLNPIRYFVEFIRMVLLKGSGFYEVLPNLLIVTGFAVFVNGMAVWSYKKSN; the protein is encoded by the coding sequence ATGAAAACAATATTATTCATCATACAAAAAGAATTCAAGCAAATTTTTAGAGATAAAAGTATGCTACAACTGATATTTATTTTGCCCATTTTACAATTATTAATTTTGTCAAATGCAGCCACATTCGATGTTAAAAATATTGTAATAACCTTTGTTGACAATGACCAAAGTCGGGAATCAAGAGATTTAATAAATTCGTTTAAATCCTCAACCTATTTTAAAGTTACAGAACCCTATTTTTCTGAAAAAGAAGCTATCCAAGAAATGCAAAAAGGAAAAACCGACATTATTGTAAATATTCCAATTCACTTCGATCGTGACCTTCAAAAAGACCAAAAAACAACTATTTCAGTAAGTATTAATGCTATAGATGCTGCAACAGCAGGTGTTGAAAATGTATATGTAACACAAATCATAAATACATACAATCAAAATATTCAAATGCAGTCCAACTATTTTTCAGGAAACAAAGAAATACCTCAAAATATTATGGTTATACCGTCTTTTTGGTACAACAAAACCTTGAACTACAAAACCTTTATGGTTCCAGGTATATTGGTTTTATTGGTTACCATGCTTACTTTATTTCTGTCATCAATGAATATAGTTAGAGAAAAAGAGTTAGGTACATTGGAGCAAATTAATGTAACACCAATAAAAAAATATCAGTTTATTATTGGAAAATTATTTCCGTTTTGGGTGCTTGGATTAGTGATTTTGACTGTTGGCTTACTTATAGCTAAAGTTGTTTTTAATGTTCCTATGCTAGGTAATATTTTCCTTGTTTATGGATTTACATCAATGTATTTACTATTAATTTTAGGATTCGGACTATACATATCTAATCATACCGAAACCCAACAACAAGCTATGTTTATTGCGTGGTTCTTTATGGTGATTTTCATATTAATGAGTGGTTTATTTACACCTATCGAAAGTATGCCAAAATGGGCACAAAGCTTAACATTGTTAAACCCTATTCGATATTTTGTAGAGTTCATAAGAATGGTTCTACTAAAAGGATCTGGATTTTATGAAGTATTACCAAATCTATTAATTGTTACCGGATTTGCAGTATTTGTAAACGGCATGGCGGTTTGGAGTTATAAAAAATCAAATTAG
- a CDS encoding LOG family protein, with the protein MNGNKLVTNESLFFRGPLSRFKELIFTFRVQINFIRAFRKLHFLGPCVTIFGSARFTPESEHYKNAEKIGAEISKLGFTIMTGGGPGIMEAANKGAFENDGYSVGCNIVLPREQKPNPYLHKWIDIPYFFVRKVVLIKYSYAFVVMPGGVGTLDELFEALTLIQTKVIKNFPIIIFDSDYHKELCHHIKIMLENESISPEDMKLLFVTDSIPDLITHLETHAIKKFGLVNKQYKPKWWFLEN; encoded by the coding sequence ATGAATGGTAATAAATTAGTTACGAATGAATCTTTATTCTTTCGAGGTCCGCTATCGAGATTTAAAGAGCTAATATTCACATTTAGGGTTCAAATTAATTTTATAAGAGCATTTAGAAAATTACATTTCCTTGGTCCATGCGTAACTATTTTTGGTTCGGCTCGATTTACACCAGAATCAGAACATTATAAAAACGCAGAAAAAATTGGTGCAGAAATTTCTAAATTAGGTTTTACAATAATGACAGGTGGCGGACCAGGAATAATGGAAGCCGCAAATAAAGGAGCATTTGAAAATGATGGTTATTCTGTTGGTTGTAATATTGTATTGCCAAGAGAGCAAAAACCAAATCCATATTTACATAAATGGATAGATATTCCTTATTTTTTTGTTCGTAAAGTTGTTCTGATAAAATATTCGTATGCCTTTGTAGTAATGCCAGGTGGAGTTGGTACTTTAGATGAATTATTTGAAGCACTTACATTGATACAAACTAAAGTAATTAAAAACTTTCCGATAATTATTTTTGATTCAGATTATCATAAAGAACTTTGTCATCATATTAAAATTATGCTTGAAAATGAAAGCATCAGTCCAGAAGATATGAAGCTCCTTTTTGTAACTGATTCTATTCCTGATTTAATTACACATCTTGAAACGCATGCAATCAAAAAATTTGGGTTAGTAAATAAACAATATAAACCAAAATGGTGGTTTTTAGAAAATTAA
- a CDS encoding RteC domain-containing protein produces the protein MNLKINTLLSDLNEQLNFIDIEIDDTINRCEKAIDIIIVSIQKLKILFLKEKFKNQEQEIDFFKNIKPKFTSKFIYYNIIYKIETKKPYGGERIVKKYLNNELQKLKTYFDNNLDFYKYYRTGNNYLDFKYFVRGKFDIKLTIDSFFFEVDHNFSTSHDFKVAKILAHDLVQVYLENKLIEINNKSVKEKSQHNHNAKLTWTAPKVALIELLYALQSEKVFNNGSTDLKEIAEYLENIFNVDLGQYRRTFLEIRVRKTERTKFLNTLKETLEKRMNNSDEPI, from the coding sequence TTGAATTTAAAAATAAACACATTACTTTCAGACTTAAATGAACAGCTGAATTTTATAGATATAGAAATTGATGATACAATTAATCGATGCGAAAAAGCAATTGATATTATAATAGTTTCAATTCAAAAACTTAAAATTTTGTTTCTCAAAGAAAAATTTAAAAATCAAGAACAAGAAATAGATTTTTTCAAAAATATAAAACCAAAGTTTACTTCAAAATTTATATACTATAATATAATTTATAAAATCGAAACAAAAAAACCTTATGGTGGTGAAAGAATTGTAAAAAAATACCTCAACAACGAATTACAAAAACTAAAAACATATTTCGATAATAATTTAGACTTTTATAAATATTATAGAACAGGTAATAACTATCTTGATTTTAAATATTTTGTTCGTGGTAAATTCGATATAAAACTAACCATAGATAGTTTCTTTTTTGAAGTTGATCATAATTTTTCAACTTCTCATGATTTTAAAGTAGCTAAAATTTTGGCACATGATTTAGTACAAGTATATTTAGAAAATAAATTAATAGAAATAAACAACAAAAGTGTTAAAGAAAAATCACAACACAATCACAACGCAAAACTAACTTGGACAGCTCCTAAAGTTGCACTAATTGAATTACTTTACGCATTACAATCAGAAAAAGTTTTCAACAATGGATCAACTGATCTTAAAGAAATAGCTGAATATCTCGAAAATATTTTCAATGTTGATTTAGGACAATACCGAAGAACTTTTCTTGAAATTCGAGTTCGCAAGACGGAAAGAACCAAATTTTTAAATACTTTAAAAGAAACTTTAGAGAAAAGAATGAATAATTCTGACGAACCAATTTAA
- a CDS encoding helix-turn-helix domain-containing protein produces the protein MAIEVITREDLNEFRSLLLNDLKEIIQSKPQQTKQWLKSNEVRKLLNISPGTLQNLRINGTLTYTKIGGIMYYDNSDIDKLLNGNKVNALPTLFK, from the coding sequence ATGGCAATCGAAGTTATCACTCGCGAAGACTTAAACGAATTCAGAAGTCTACTTTTGAACGATTTAAAAGAAATCATTCAATCCAAACCTCAACAAACTAAACAATGGCTCAAATCCAATGAAGTCCGCAAACTGTTAAACATCTCTCCTGGTACTTTACAAAATCTCCGCATCAACGGAACACTAACCTATACCAAAATAGGCGGCATAATGTACTACGACAATTCAGATATTGATAAGTTATTAAATGGAAATAAGGTTAATGCTTTACCTACTCTATTCAAGTAA
- a CDS encoding transcriptional regulator: MNYIKHLTGFFEKVAVDKTLNPTHVSLYIALFQFWNCNRFKNPISINRDEVMRISKISSKATYHKCLKNLHSLGYINYEPSYNPFKGSHVILFNFSEDLKPLPKSERKPKNEPLIELVSEQALNKSCTSSETGTEQAVVPSINYINNTNILNDKNVSNLEKLTKNFEEINNYNLENENSKEEKSSAKKEEKLHPLIEEVKTYFQENNFPEQEAQKFYNYFKSVGWLVGGKTPMVDWQAAAQNWMINAPKFISNAEQPNRAKQLNTTTDKDYSEPL, from the coding sequence ATGAATTATATCAAACACCTAACAGGTTTCTTCGAAAAAGTAGCCGTTGATAAAACGCTCAACCCAACACACGTAAGCTTGTACATTGCTTTATTTCAGTTTTGGAACTGCAACCGCTTCAAAAATCCAATAAGCATAAATCGCGATGAGGTGATGAGAATAAGTAAAATTAGTTCCAAAGCAACCTATCACAAATGTCTGAAGAACTTGCATAGTTTGGGTTACATCAATTACGAACCATCATACAATCCATTCAAAGGAAGTCATGTCATTTTATTCAACTTTTCGGAAGATTTAAAACCGTTACCAAAATCCGAAAGAAAACCAAAAAATGAACCACTTATTGAACTTGTTTCTGAACAAGCTTTGAACAAGTCTTGTACTAGTAGTGAAACAGGTACTGAACAAGCAGTAGTACCTTCTATAAACTATATAAACAATACAAACATTTTAAACGATAAAAACGTTTCAAACTTGGAAAAGCTCACAAAAAATTTTGAAGAAATAAATAATTACAATTTAGAAAATGAAAATTCAAAAGAAGAAAAAAGTTCCGCGAAAAAAGAAGAAAAGTTACATCCATTAATCGAAGAAGTTAAAACCTATTTCCAAGAAAATAACTTTCCGGAACAAGAAGCTCAAAAATTCTACAATTACTTCAAAAGTGTCGGTTGGTTAGTCGGAGGTAAAACACCAATGGTCGATTGGCAAGCAGCAGCACAAAATTGGATGATTAACGCACCAAAATTTATTTCAAATGCAGAACAGCCCAACAGAGCAAAACAACTCAACACAACAACCGACAAAGACTATTCAGAGCCATTATAG
- a CDS encoding ATPase: protein MQNSPTEQNNSTQQPTKTIQSHYSYDEVIIWLENKGIELYGNHFKIIETDYPIVYKLIAYFLKDEPTCFQYGINLNKGILLTGPIGCGKTSLMNLMKYLTATEHKFFVKPCRDISFEFIQDGYQIIHKYSIGKLYQSEPRTYCFDDLGTENNLKYFGNECNVMAEILLSRYDLFISKKLLTHITTNLSATEIEKHYGNRVRSRLREMVNLIAYDKSTPDKR from the coding sequence ATGCAGAACAGCCCAACAGAGCAAAACAACTCAACACAACAACCGACAAAGACTATTCAGAGCCATTATAGCTATGATGAGGTTATCATTTGGTTAGAAAACAAAGGAATTGAACTATACGGTAATCATTTCAAAATCATTGAAACCGATTATCCAATTGTATACAAACTAATCGCTTATTTCTTAAAAGACGAACCAACTTGTTTTCAATATGGAATAAACCTCAACAAAGGAATTCTATTAACTGGACCAATCGGATGCGGAAAAACATCATTGATGAACTTAATGAAATACCTAACAGCAACAGAACATAAGTTTTTCGTAAAACCCTGTCGAGACATAAGCTTTGAATTTATCCAGGACGGCTACCAAATAATTCACAAATACAGCATCGGCAAACTATACCAATCCGAACCAAGAACCTATTGCTTTGACGATTTAGGAACAGAAAACAACCTAAAATACTTCGGAAACGAATGCAATGTAATGGCAGAAATTCTATTAAGCAGATATGATCTATTCATTTCAAAAAAACTCCTAACCCACATAACCACAAACCTATCCGCCACAGAAATAGAAAAACATTACGGCAACCGAGTTCGCTCCAGATTAAGAGAGATGGTAAACTTGATAGCTTATGATAAATCAACACCAGACAAGAGATAA
- a CDS encoding nSTAND3 domain-containing NTPase, whose protein sequence is MITAIEQALQRCNPDKFANLCRLYLAYRFPIVNATGLVVGKEKSKKGTPDNFITDGDNFIFNEVTTIDKKELIKKLKNDIKHCFAQKDIPTASISKIILICNQEINTIIHKEIADYKNTFNNVADLELIGIDAFSTIIFRDYPSIARDLGLPIDSGQILEMSDFITQYEKSKFATPLSNAFYNRKDDLEKSNNLLKLKDYLIITGSAGVGKTKFSLELASNFHKENPQYIIKYIRNNNQLIWEDLKVQIVKNKKYLIVVDDANKLRSNLSSIVNFKDEFNEGSIKIILTVRNYLKKEVENELKNFEEIELNNFDKAELSNILQSPEYNITNYYVDRIYSISKGNPRIALMAAIAGINKDIEKLNKASLILEEYFSSVNVTIKDDLALLKVAGILSMFRSIDVANRQQLDEISNYFKIENNVIIEKLTLLVENELADEFKSTYKVADQILGEYIFYLVFIKEKYIPFTQLLDLYFDEHKISLMRLLNPIVSNYGFNETKELIIQDLNTKWNTLKNDNDKAIRFLDSFWFYMQTEVLVFSNSQINQLKQIEIDYLKFELYKDNHIKSYDDKLISLLVNFHNIPEKFEFALDLLIKYGLSDTLIFTKVLKAFKQSFVYERYSYEYGYQAQIQLFDFLYSKVPQNPILYSKIIMFIADPFLVDAYQYNQGGDGRSIYFGNMCIILTDAQKEFRRKLFNFIFDCYKQEQLKEHVLAFFERHHYSHGREREKCVISFDKNLIVPFFLANFKEATFRESLIIKNYLRTLHFSKVRYRKEVKKLIYSKDFNLWLKLDRKFERDEPVLSEFIDFKFEDYKDFFDSLNRISENKSGSSSCIETVLSPVSDVLQDLGCRNFPLFIEVLEYALKYDYSFRLYFGKILSHQDYSEERLDQLKSVFKPAKNGEFYLMELFTRVPKQFLKVEDYYYLVEVISKSDDKNVWFIDHLIRRIPDIELDVESEIDKLLDVIIFKIQHYENLYMHCEFFKIIHDNYNSLFLKFLKKIEKIYLYFDNQRRHFDYDLEVLKIILTYNPKFITDLLKYNYDQKDYLSMRDFDNNDFERLWELDNYEVVFDNMIDYLVRFKRIFLHRASEISKAFKGYSPKEIDFLNKKLIATKDNKMIELIFNIVTTIYRDKMLDFLKIILEKDCDIELFKRLDFYTSAGVTMGSRLPNLQFELTQYEKVLKFLHDQKDIKYLNFIEIIERNIMYAKASIERERREEFISEWD, encoded by the coding sequence ATGATAACAGCAATAGAACAAGCACTTCAAAGATGTAATCCAGATAAGTTTGCAAACTTATGCCGACTATATCTTGCGTATAGATTTCCAATAGTTAACGCAACAGGTTTGGTGGTTGGTAAAGAAAAGTCAAAAAAAGGAACTCCTGATAATTTTATTACTGATGGGGATAATTTTATTTTCAACGAGGTTACTACCATCGATAAAAAAGAGTTAATAAAAAAGCTGAAAAATGATATCAAACATTGTTTTGCTCAAAAGGATATCCCCACAGCTAGTATATCAAAGATTATTTTAATCTGCAATCAAGAAATTAATACAATAATTCATAAAGAAATTGCAGATTACAAAAACACATTTAATAATGTTGCAGATCTTGAATTAATTGGCATAGATGCATTTTCCACAATTATTTTTCGAGATTATCCATCAATAGCAAGAGATTTAGGATTGCCTATCGACTCTGGCCAAATATTAGAAATGAGTGATTTCATTACACAATACGAAAAATCAAAATTTGCAACTCCATTATCAAATGCTTTTTACAATCGAAAAGATGATTTAGAAAAGAGTAACAATCTTTTAAAACTTAAAGATTATCTAATTATAACTGGTTCGGCTGGAGTCGGAAAAACCAAATTCTCACTTGAGTTGGCAAGTAACTTTCATAAAGAAAATCCACAATATATAATCAAATATATAAGAAATAATAATCAATTAATTTGGGAGGATTTAAAAGTCCAAATTGTAAAGAACAAAAAATATTTGATTGTTGTAGATGATGCCAATAAATTAAGAAGTAATTTATCTTCAATAGTTAATTTCAAAGATGAGTTTAATGAAGGCTCAATAAAAATTATTTTAACTGTTAGAAATTATCTTAAAAAAGAAGTAGAAAATGAACTAAAAAATTTTGAGGAAATCGAATTGAATAATTTTGATAAAGCAGAATTGTCTAATATTCTTCAATCACCAGAATACAATATTACAAATTACTATGTTGATAGAATTTATTCTATTTCAAAAGGTAATCCACGCATTGCCTTAATGGCAGCAATTGCAGGAATAAATAAAGACATTGAAAAACTTAATAAAGCCTCATTAATTCTTGAAGAATATTTTTCTTCGGTTAATGTTACTATAAAAGATGATTTAGCACTTTTAAAAGTTGCTGGTATCTTGAGTATGTTCAGGTCAATAGATGTGGCTAATCGTCAACAGCTTGATGAAATAAGCAATTATTTTAAGATAGAAAATAATGTTATTATTGAGAAGTTGACTTTATTAGTTGAAAATGAATTAGCTGATGAATTTAAATCAACATACAAAGTAGCAGACCAAATTTTAGGTGAGTATATTTTTTATCTAGTTTTCATCAAAGAAAAGTATATTCCTTTCACTCAATTGTTAGATTTATATTTTGATGAACATAAGATTTCATTAATGCGTTTGCTAAATCCTATTGTCAGTAATTATGGTTTTAACGAAACTAAAGAATTAATAATTCAAGATTTAAACACGAAATGGAATACTCTAAAAAATGACAATGACAAGGCCATTCGTTTTTTGGACAGTTTCTGGTTTTATATGCAAACCGAAGTCTTAGTATTCTCAAACTCACAGATAAACCAACTAAAGCAAATTGAAATCGATTACCTTAAATTTGAGCTATACAAAGACAATCATATAAAATCATACGATGATAAATTAATTAGTCTTTTGGTTAATTTTCATAACATACCTGAAAAGTTTGAATTTGCATTAGATTTATTAATAAAATATGGACTTTCAGATACACTAATTTTCACCAAAGTCTTGAAAGCTTTCAAGCAATCCTTTGTTTATGAAAGATACAGTTACGAGTATGGATATCAAGCACAAATCCAGCTTTTTGATTTTCTATATTCAAAAGTTCCGCAAAACCCAATTCTTTACTCAAAGATTATAATGTTTATTGCAGACCCTTTTTTGGTCGATGCATACCAATACAACCAAGGTGGAGACGGTCGAAGTATTTACTTTGGAAATATGTGTATTATTCTAACTGATGCTCAAAAGGAATTTAGAAGGAAGTTGTTTAATTTCATATTCGATTGTTATAAACAAGAACAGTTAAAAGAACATGTTTTGGCTTTTTTTGAAAGACATCATTATTCTCACGGACGTGAAAGGGAAAAGTGTGTGATTTCATTTGATAAAAATTTAATTGTACCATTTTTTCTAGCTAATTTCAAAGAAGCAACATTTAGAGAGTCGTTGATAATAAAAAACTATCTAAGAACATTACATTTTTCAAAGGTTAGATATAGAAAAGAAGTTAAAAAGCTTATCTATTCCAAGGATTTTAATTTATGGTTAAAATTAGATAGAAAGTTTGAACGTGATGAACCAGTATTAAGTGAATTTATTGATTTCAAATTTGAAGATTATAAAGATTTTTTCGATTCATTAAATCGCATTTCTGAAAATAAAAGTGGGTCATCTTCTTGTATTGAAACTGTTTTAAGCCCGGTATCAGATGTACTTCAAGATTTAGGATGTAGAAATTTTCCATTATTTATAGAAGTTTTAGAATATGCACTTAAATATGATTATTCATTCCGTTTATATTTTGGAAAAATATTATCTCATCAGGATTATAGTGAAGAAAGATTAGATCAACTAAAATCAGTATTTAAACCTGCTAAAAATGGTGAATTCTATTTGATGGAACTTTTTACAAGGGTTCCAAAACAATTCCTTAAAGTTGAGGACTATTATTATCTTGTCGAAGTTATAAGTAAGTCAGATGATAAAAATGTTTGGTTTATAGACCATTTGATAAGAAGAATACCAGACATAGAATTAGATGTTGAATCTGAAATAGATAAATTACTTGATGTTATAATATTTAAAATTCAACATTATGAAAATCTCTACATGCATTGTGAATTTTTCAAAATTATTCATGATAATTATAATTCATTATTCTTAAAATTTTTAAAAAAGATTGAAAAAATCTATCTGTATTTTGATAATCAAAGAAGACACTTTGACTATGATTTAGAAGTTTTAAAAATCATATTGACTTACAATCCAAAATTTATAACTGATTTATTGAAATACAATTATGATCAAAAAGATTATTTATCAATGAGAGATTTTGATAACAATGATTTTGAGCGGTTGTGGGAATTGGATAACTATGAAGTTGTTTTTGACAATATGATTGATTATTTAGTTAGGTTTAAAAGGATTTTTCTTCATCGTGCTTCAGAAATTTCAAAAGCATTTAAAGGTTATAGTCCAAAAGAAATTGACTTCTTAAATAAGAAATTAATAGCAACAAAAGATAATAAAATGATTGAATTAATATTCAACATTGTAACAACTATTTATAGAGATAAAATGCTTGATTTTCTTAAAATAATTTTAGAAAAGGATTGTGATATTGAGCTATTTAAAAGACTTGATTTTTATACATCAGCTGGAGTAACAATGGGAAGTAGATTACCAAATTTACAGTTTGAGTTAACCCAATATGAAAAAGTTTTAAAATTTCTCCATGACCAAAAAGACATTAAATACCTTAATTTTATTGAGATCATTGAAAGAAATATAATGTATGCAAAAGCAAGCATAGAAAGGGAAAGAAGAGAAGAATTTATAAGTGAATGGGATTAA
- a CDS encoding DUF6088 family protein — protein MKPQSIHNQIEEKIKSLKKGSILFIADFIEFGTAENVKKVLLRLEKKEVLIRLAHGIYLYPKNDKILGTLYPSTEEIAVAIAKRDKARIISTGVQALQQLGLSTQVPMNVVYLTDGAPRKIKVGKRTITFKKTTPKNLTIKDKKLNIVIQGLKELGKDNVDENAKQKIKKVLHQMSIESIKEDSVAAPTWIRNTILELINKD, from the coding sequence ATGAAACCACAATCTATTCACAATCAAATAGAAGAAAAAATAAAATCTTTAAAAAAAGGAAGTATTCTATTTATAGCCGATTTTATAGAGTTCGGTACTGCCGAAAATGTAAAAAAGGTACTATTGCGATTAGAAAAAAAAGAAGTTTTAATTCGTTTAGCACACGGTATTTATCTATATCCCAAAAACGATAAAATCCTTGGAACCCTATACCCTTCAACCGAAGAAATTGCAGTTGCCATAGCAAAAAGAGATAAAGCAAGAATAATTTCTACAGGTGTACAAGCATTGCAACAACTTGGCTTATCAACACAAGTACCTATGAATGTAGTCTATTTGACTGATGGAGCACCAAGAAAAATTAAAGTTGGCAAAAGAACCATCACATTCAAAAAAACCACTCCCAAAAACCTGACCATTAAAGATAAAAAACTCAACATTGTAATCCAAGGATTAAAAGAGTTAGGTAAAGACAATGTAGATGAAAATGCTAAACAAAAAATTAAAAAAGTATTGCACCAAATGTCAATTGAAAGCATAAAAGAAGATAGTGTTGCAGCACCAACATGGATTAGAAATACAATCCTTGAATTAATAAATAAAGACTAA